The Phoenix dactylifera cultivar Barhee BC4 chromosome 17, palm_55x_up_171113_PBpolish2nd_filt_p, whole genome shotgun sequence genome contains a region encoding:
- the LOC103718272 gene encoding uncharacterized protein LOC103718272 isoform X1: MTLQRDVAIGKLFKDSSIEDKFKISDDYHGNLVAQQAVHRKCYNIHRNWRHNMKLHYKHLKNVLNVDPYSHPYEHVTQEDWCHLVDDVWKSKEHKVRSKAGKKNRKKLEYNHCSGSRSFVATMTIPPEFNGCENLEFPEFYKKTHTKKNKEWIDPICAVKHVVKDVELARRIFPIRCVINIRGDV; this comes from the exons ATGACACTGCAGAGAGACGTGGCAATTGGAAAGTTGTTCAAAGATTCAAGCATCGAG GACAAGTTCAAAATCTCGGATGATTATCATGGCAATCTAGTAGCTCAGCAAGCTGTCCACAGAAAATGCTACAATATTCACAGAAATTGGAGGCACAATATGAAATTGCATTACAAGCATCTTAAGAACGTCTTAAATGTGGACCCTTATAGTCATCCATACGAACATGTGACTCAAGAGGATTGGTGCCACTTAGTTGACGATGTGTGGAAAAGCAAAGAACATAAG GTGAGATCAAAAGCTGGCaaaaagaataggaaaaagCTTGAGTACAATCATTGTTCAGGATCTCGGTCATTTGTTGCAACAATGACTATACCG CCGGAGTTTAATGGTTGTGAAAATCTTGAATTTCCAGAATTTTATAAGAAAACTCATACCAAGAAGAACAAAGAGTGGATTGATCCTATTTGCGCCGTAAAACATGTAG TCAAAGATGTTGAGCTTGCGAGAAGAATCTTCCCAATCCGGTGTGTGATTAACATCAGAGGAGATGTCTAG
- the LOC103718273 gene encoding patellin-4-like has product MASGIPCETTPEAPRSVDPPEDLRPCERRALHEFRARLEDAIVSNQQLVKASGREKSKSRVACSADPTEDPREESLWGIPLLPSQGHEGTDVILLKFLRAREFKVSDAFAMLQKTLRWRREFGADSILEEEMGLPELEDAADVNGTDREGHPVCYSICGAFKDKDLYRRTFGSKERREKFVRWRVRFVEKGIQELSFKPGGAGSLLQVIDLKDSCSPDMKELRSATKKLVSVLQDNYPEFVVKNIFINVSLRYYVYYALFSNLISPRSKSKFILVRPSKVLETLLKFIAPEEIPVQYGGLKREDDDEFSPEKQVSELVIKGGGMATIEIPVVEPGVTVVWDITVVGWEVTYKEEFIPDDEGSYRVLIQKEKKIEESVRNSFYINEPGKVVLTIENRTYKKKRVLHRSKSKPTIPLYNLLNQTKHPIA; this is encoded by the exons ATGGCATCGGGCATCCCATGCGAGACCACGCCCGAGGCGCCTAGGTCGGTCGATCCCCCCGAAGATCTCAGGCCTTGCGAAAGGAGAGCTCTGCATGAGTTCCGGGCGAGACTCGAGGATGCCATTGTCAGCAACCAGCAGCTTGTCAAAGCATCCGGCCGCGAGAAGAGCAAGAGCCGAGTCGCGTGCTCGGCGGACCCGACGGAGGATCCGCGCGAGGAATCCTTGTGGGGCATTCCGCTCTTACCAAGCCAAGGCCACGAGGGGACCGACGTGATCCTCCTCAAGTTTCTACGAGCAAGGGAATTCAAGGTCTCCGACGCATTTGCGATGCTCCAGAAGACCTTACGATGGAGAAGGGAATTCGGGGCTGACAGCATcttggaggaggagatggggcTGCCCGAGCTCGAAGACGCGGCCGACGTGAATGGCACGGATAGGGAGGGCCACCCCGTATGCTACAGCATCTGCGGGGCGTTCAAAGACAAGGATTTGTATCGCAGGACCTTCGGGAGCAAGGAGAGGCGCGAGAAATTTGTGCGGTGGAGGGTTCGGTTCGTGGAGAAGGGCATCCAGGAGCTCAGCTTCAAGCCCGGGGGAGCGGGATCCTTGCTTCAAGTCATAGACCTCAAGGACTCCTGCAGCCCCGACATGAAGGAGCTCCGCAGCGCCACCAAGAAGCTCGTCTCCGTTCTCCAGGACAACTATCCGGAATTTGTCGTCAAGAAT ATATTCATTAATGTATCACTTCGGTATTATGTTTACTACGCATTATTTTCTAACCTCATCAGTCCAAGAAGCAAGAGCAAGTTTATATTGGTCAGACCCTCTAAAGTTCTTGAAACACTCCTCAA GTTTATAGCCCCAGAGGAAATACCAGTACAATATGGTGGCCTTAAAAGGgaggatgatgatgaattttcaCCAGAAAAACAAGTCTCCGAGTTGGTCATAAAGGGTGGTGGTATGGCAACCATTGAAATTCCCGTAGTTGAG CCAGGAGTGACTGTTGTTTGGGACATCACGGTGGTAGGATGGGAAGTCACCTACAAGGAGGAGTTCATCCCAGATGATGAAGGCTCATATAGAGTCTTGattcaaaaggaaaagaagatcgAAGAGAGCGTGAGGAATTCATTCTACATCAATGAACCTGGGAAGGTGGTGTTGACAATAGAAAATCGTACGTACAAGAAGAAGAGGGTCCTCCACAGATCCAAAAGCAAGCCCACCATCCCCTTGTACAATTTGTTAAACCAAACTAAACATCCCATTGCATAA
- the LOC103718274 gene encoding structural maintenance of chromosomes protein 1, which yields MPSLISPGKIHRLELENFKSYKGFQTIGPFHDFTAIIGPNGAGKSNLMDAISFVLGVRSVQLRGAQLKDLIYAFDDREKEQKGRRAFVRLVYHMGNGSEIQFTRTITGAGGSEYRIDGRIVMWDEYNAKLRSLGILVKARNFLVFQGDVESIASKNPKELTALLEQISGSDELKKDYEDLEERKARAEEKSALVYQEKRTVVMERKQKKAQKEEAEKHLRLQEQLKSLKKEYFLWQLFNIEKDVEKINGELEEDKKGLEEVLKAQEEFDFEENIKKKEQAGYLKEMMLCEKKIAKKKLELDKKQPELLKLKEEISRINSKIKSSKKELEKKKEDQRKHAKEIQRLQKDLHDVTEAIRELNERGQDGVEKLQLADNELMEYHRIKEDAGMKTAKLRDEKEVLDRQLHADVEAQKNLEENLQQLTNREQELSSQEDQMQTRLKKNQDTIAKYKDELVRVKKELNEISKKRQTSGTKYQNLKQKVDEIDLQLRELKADKHESERDARLSETIQSLKRLFPGVHGRMTELCRPSQKKYNLAVTVAMGKFMDAIVVEDENTGKECIEYLKEQRLPPQTFIPLQSVRVKPIIEKLRTLGGTAQLVFDVIQFDRSLEKAILYAVGNTLVCDGLEEAKILSWSGERYKVVTVDGILLTKSGTMTGGISGGMEARSNKWDDSTIEALKKKKDQWESELEALGSVRELQIKESEASERISWLERKIQYSNIEEKNIQEKLLKLKGEGRNIKEEISRLKPELQKLKSLVAKRTEDSRKLEKRINEIVDRIYKDFSESVGVKNIREYEESQLKAAQEMYERKLSLSNQMSKLKYQLEYEQKRDMKTPIAKLVSSLDYLDKDLKDVQRKESDAKLEAEKIANQMEELKAEVDEWKSKSDECEKVIEELKKQSASVTGGIGKLKRQINSKETQLEQLRSRKQEVVEKCELEQLKLPTVDDPMETGSSVTRPVFDYSQLSRMYLQDMRPSERQKLELDFKQKMDTLMAEIEQTAPNLKALDQYEALQGKEKEVIEKFEAARKEEKEISDRYNSIKQRRYELFMEAFDHISKSIDKIYKQLTKSHTHPLGGTAYLNLENEDEPFLHGIKYTAMPPTKRFRDMEQLSGGEKTVAALALLFSIHSYRPSPFFILDEVDAALDNLNVAKVAGFIRSKSCDGARGNQDADGGCGFQSIVISLKDSFYDKAEALVGVYRDSERSCSRTLTFDLTKYRES from the exons ATGCCGTCTCTGATCTCTCCGGGGAAGATTCACCGTCTGGAGCTCGAGAACTTCAAATCGTACAAGGGATTCCAAACGATTGGGCCTTTCCATGATTTCACCGCGATTATTGGCCCTAATGGGGCGGGGAAGTCCAATCTCATGGACGCTATCAGCTTCGTGCTTGGGGTGCGGTCAGTCCAGCTTCGAGGGGCGCAGCTCAAGGATTTGATCTATGCCTTTGATGACCGGGAGAAGGAGCAGAAGGGAAGGAGGGCGTTTGTCCGGCTCGTGTACCACATGGGGAATGGCTCCGAGATCCAGTTCACAAGAACCATCACGGGTGCCGGTGGTAGCGAGTATCGGATTGACGGGAGGATTGTGATGTGGGACGAGTATAATGCCAAGTTGAGGTCTCTTGGCATTCTTGTAAAGGCACggaattttcttgtttttcag GGTGATGTAGAGTCAATTGCCTCCAAAAACCCCAAGGAACTTACAGCTCTTCTTGAGCAAATATCTGGATCAGATGAACTTAAGAAAGACTATGAGGATCTGGAGGAACGAAAGGCGAGAGCGGAAGAAAAATCCGCACTTGTTTATCAGGAGAAGAGAACAGTAGTCATGGAGAGAAAGCAAAAGAAGGCACAAAAGGAAGAGGCTGAAAAACATTTGCGCCTGCAAGAGCAACTG AAATCATTGAAGAAAGAATACTTTCTGTGGCAACTTTTTAACATCGAAAAGGATGTGGAAAAGATAAATGGTGAACTTGAAGAAGATAAAAAAGGTCTAGAGGAAGTTCTCAAGGCACAGGAGGAATTTGACTttgaagaaaatattaaaaagaaggAACAAGCTGGATATTTGAAAGAGATGATGCTATGTGAAAAGAAGATTGCAAAGAAGAAGCTTGAGCTTGATAAGAAG CAACCAGAGCTGCTTAAACTTAAAGAAGAAATCTCTCGCATTAATTCTAAAATAAAAAGTAGCAAGAAAGAgctggagaaaaagaaagaggatcaAAGAAAGCATGCAAAAGAAATACAAAGGCTACAAAAGGATTTACATGATGTCACTGAAGCTATTCGTGAGCTAAATGAGCGTGGCCAGGATGGTGTTGAAAAACTTCAGTTAGCTGACAACGAGCTCATGGAATATCATAGAAT TAAGGAAGATGCTGGAATGAAAACTGCAAAACTGAGAGATGAGAAAGAGGTTCTTGATAGGCAACTACATGCTGATGTAGAAGCTCAAAAGAATTTGGAAGAAAATCTTCAACAGTTGACTAATCGTGAGCAGGAGCTATCGTCACAGGAGGACCAAATGCAAACaagattgaagaagaatcaagatACAATTGCAAAATATAAGGATGAGCTTGTACGGGTCAAGAAGGAACTGAACGAGATTTCAAAAAAGCGCCAAACTTCTGG GACAAAATAccagaatttaaagcaaaaggTTGATGAAATAGATCTACAATTACGTGAGCTGAAAGCTGATAAGCATGAAAGTGAGCGAGATGCCCGGCTTTCTGAAACAATTCAAAGTCTCAAACGACTCTTTCCAGGAGTTCATGGTCGTATGACCGAACTCTGCAGGCCATCACAAAAGAAGTATAACCTTGCTGTTACTGTTGCTATGGGTAAATTTATGGATGCAATAGTGGTAGAAGATGAGAACACAGGAAAAGAATGCATCGAG TATTTGAAGGAACAACGTCTTCCCCCTCAGACATTCATCCCTTTACAGTCGGTTCGTGTGAAGCCGATAATTGAGAAGTTGCGTACTTTAGGTGGAACTGCACAGTTGGTGTTTGATGTGATTCA ATTCGATCGATCCTTGGAGAAGGCTATCTTGTATGCTGTTGGGAATACCCTTGTCTGTGATGGTCTTGAAGAAGCTAAGATTCTTAGCTGGAGTGGCGAGAGGTACAAAG TGGTTACTGTTGATGGGATTCTCCTGACAAAGTCTGGTACAATGACGGGTGGAATAAGTGGTGGAATGGAAGCCAGGTCAAACAAATGGGATGATAGTACCATTGAGG ctcttaaaaagaaaaaagatcaaTGGGAATCTGAATTGGAAGCGCTTGGATCAGTTAGAGAGTTACAGATAAAAGAGTCAGAAGCATCAGAAAGGATCAGTTGGCTTGAAAGGAAAATTCAATATTCGAATATTGAGGAG AAAAATATCCAGGAAAAGCTCTTAAAACTAAAAGGAGAAGGGAGAAATATAAAAGAGGAGATTAGTCGTCTAAAGCCTGAGCTTCAGAAG TTAAAAAGTCTTGTTGCTAAAAGAACTGAAGACAGTCGAAAGCTTGAGAAGAGAATAAATGAGATTGTTGACCGAATTTACAAGGATTTCAGTGAGTCTGTTGGAGTGAAAAACATACGTGAGTATGAAGAAAGTCAGCTCAAGGCTGCTCAGGAAATGTATGAGAGAAAGCTAAGCTTGAGCAAccagatgtcaaaactgaaatatCA GCTGGAGTATGAGCAAAAGCGGGACATGAAGACACCAATTGCAAAGCTGGTATCCTCTCTTGATTATTTAGATAAAGACTTGAAAGATGTACAGAGAAAGGAGTCTGATGCCAAGCTGGAGGCCGAGAAAATTGCAAATCAGATGGAAGAACTGAAAGCTGAAGTTGATG AGTGGAAATCCAAGTCGGATGAGTGTGAAAAGGTCATTGAAGAACTAAAGAAGCAGAGTGCAAGTGTTACAGGAGGTATAGGAAAACTGAAGCGCCAGATAAATTCGAAG GAGACGCAACTTGAGCAGCTAAGATCACGTAAGCAAGAGGTAGTGGAGAAATGTGAATTGGAGCAGCTAAAGCTCCCTACAGTTGATGACCCAATGGAAACTGGATCATCTGTGACTAGACCAGTTTTTGACTACAGTCAGTTAAGCAGAATGTATTTGCAGGATATGAGACCTTCTGAGCGACAAAAGCTTGAGTTAGATTTCAAACAAAAAATGGATACTTTAATGGCTGAAATTGAACAAACAGCACCCAACCTGAAAGCACTAGATCAGTATGAAGCTCTacaagggaaagaaaaggaggTGATTGAAAAATTTGAAGCAGCcaggaaagaagagaaagagatatCTGATAGATATAATTCCATTAAGCAGAGGAG GTATGAGCTGTTTATGGAGGCATTTGATCATATATCTAAAAGTATTGACAAAATTTACAAACAATTAACAAAGAGTCATACACACCCACTTGGAGGAACAGCATACCTCAACTTAGAAAATGAGGACGAACCTTTCTTACATGGCATCAAATACACAGCCATGCCCCCTACAAAGCGCTTCAGAGATATGGAGCAGTTATCCGGTGGGGAGAAGACTGTTGCAGCACTTGCATTGCTTTTCTCCATTCACAG TTATAGGCCATCTCCATTCTTTATACTGGATGAGGTTGATGCAGCCTTGGATAACTTGAATGTTGCCAAGGTAGCTGGATTCATTAGGTCAAAATCATGTGATGGAGCTAGGGGCAACCAAGATGCTGACGGAGGATGTGGGTTTCAGAGCATTGTGATATCACTGAAGGACAGCTTCTATGACAAAGCTGAGGCATTGGTTGGAGTATATAGGGACTCGGAAAGAAG CTGCTCAAGAACATTAACGTTCGATCTAACGAAGTATAGGGAGTCATGA
- the LOC103718270 gene encoding TOM1-like protein 2 produces the protein MDRLKLAALGERLKIGGERLKMGGAEMGRKVSGKMKEILQGQSQEAKMVDEATSDSLEEPNWGLNLRICGLLNSDEFNGSEVVRAIKKKIAGKNAISQKLSLDLLEACAMNCDKVFSEVASEKVLDDMVRLIDNPQTHYANTQRALQLIEAWGESDDLGYLPVFKQTYMSLKARRAPGTMQDDNSASLFSSSEPGFNDHSLIGPEHYPYAHMDHQKREAGELAYHSVALSMEEKKQILVVTRNSIEILSSIFNSETQEKATKDDLMLSMVAKCKESQPVIQRIIESIGDDESMLFEALNVHDELQQALSKYEQLKHAVPPEDGQTHDDLSTSGGKSDASDEKLSKYEQLEHAVPPEHGQTHDDLSSSGGRKSDGSDEKA, from the exons ATGGATAGGCTTAAGTTAGCAGCCTTAGGAGAGCGGTTGAAGATTGGAGGTGAGCGCCTGAAAATGGGAGGTGCTGAAATGGGTAGAAAAGTTAGTGGGAAGATGAAAGAGATTCTCCAAGGCCAGTCACAAGAGGCAAAAATGGTTGATGAAGCAACATCAGATAGCTTGGAGGAGCCAAACTGGGGTCTAAATTTGAGGATCTGTGGGTTGCTTAATAGTGATGAGTTCAATGGGTCTGAAGTTGTGAGGGCAATAAAGAAGAAGATTGCTGGCAAGAACGCTATAAGCCAAAAGCTGAGTCTTGATCTGTTGGAGGCTTGTGCTATGAATTGTGATAAGGTTTTCTCTGAAGTGGCTTCTGAGAAGGTGTTGGATGACATGGTGAGGTTGATTGATAATCCACAGACACATTATGCTAATACACAGAGAGCTTTGCAGCTGATCGAGGCATGGGGTGAGTCTGATGATCTTGGATATCTACCTGTTTTCAAACAGACTTATATG AGTTTGAAGGCAAGGAGAGCACCAGGTACTATGCAGGATGATAATTCGGCTTCATTATTTTCCTCCTCTGAACCAGGCTTTAATGATCATTCATTGATTGGTCCCGAACATTATCCCTATGCCCACATGGATCACCAGAAGAGGGAGGCAGGTGAACTTGCCTATCACAGTGTGGCCCTTTCCatggaagaaaagaagcaaaTTCTTGTGGTAACTCGGAACAGCATTGAGATTCTTTCTTCAATATTTAACTCTGAAACACAAGAAAAAGCCACCAAG GATGATCTGATGCTGAGTATGGTGGCGAAGTGCAAAGAATCGCAACCTGTTATACAAAGGATCATCGAGAGCATTGGTGATGACGAGTCGATGTTGTTCGAAGCTTTGAATGTTCATGATGAGCTCCAACAGGCCCTTTCCAAGTATGAGCAGCTCAAGCATGCTGTTCCGCCAGAGGATGGGCAGACCCATGATGATTTGAGCACTTCAGGTGGGAAAAGTGATGCTTCAGATGAAAAGCTTTCCAAGTATGAGCAGCTCGAGCATGCTGTTCCGCCGGAGCATGGGCAGACCCATGATGATTTAAGCAGTTCAGGTGGGCGGAAAAGTGATGGTTCAGATGAGAAGGCATAG
- the LOC103718271 gene encoding cocosin 1-like yields MATSAATLLPFSLCLLLLCRASLARFGRSPWQSVRQSGEQSECRVEKLNALEPTREVRSEAGVTEYYDQNNAQFECAGVAAFRRTIEPRGLLLPSFSNAPRLVYIIQGRGIYGTVIPGCPETFQSFQQAESEQQGHEGQSRMSRDEHQRIHHFKQGDVIAIAAGVAHWCYNDGDTPVIAFTVSDISNSANQLDENHRQFLLAGRQRSSQQQSRKEQEESSEGDILSGFDTELLAAAIGVDREVARKLQGEDDRRGEIVRVEKALEVLRPSSEKQEREEKGRGTNGLEEVMCSMRSRENIDSPRHADVYTPRGGRITTLNSQKLPMLSFIQLSAERVVLYKNAMLAPHWNINAHSVMYCTGGRGRVQVVDNNGKTVFDGELRQGQLLVIPQNFAVIKQAGNEGFEFTSIKTIDNAMVSTIVGKASALRGMPEEVLMNSYRINRNEARRVKFSRGDEMAIFSAPRSEGGADA; encoded by the exons ATGGCAACCTCGGCCGCCACCTTGCTCCCATTTTCTCTATGCTTGCTGCTCCTCTGTCGTGCGTCCTTGGCCCGGTTCGGGAGGAGCCCATGGCAGAGCGTGCGACAATCTGGCGAACAAAGCGAGTGCCGCGTTGAGAAGCTAAATGCCCTCGAGCCCACCAGGGAAGTGCGGTCCGAGGCCGGCGTCACCGAGTACTACGACCAGAACAATGCGCAGTTCGAGTGCGCCGGCGTGGCTGCCTTCCGCCGTACCATCGAGCCTAGAGGCCTTCTCTTGCCCTCCTTCTCCAACGCCCCTCGCCTCGTCTATATCATCCAAG GAAGGGGTATTTATGGCACAGTGATCCCGGGCTGCCCAGAGACGTTCCAATCCTTCCAGCAAGCTGAATCCGAGCAGCAAGGCCATGAAGGGCAAAGCCGGATGTCCAGAGACGAGCACCAGAGGATTCACCACTTCAAACAGGGAGACGTCATCGCCATCGCCGCTGGAGTTGCTCACTGGTGCTACAACGATGGCGATACTCCAGTGATAGCTTTCACCGTTTCGGACATCAGCAACAGTGCCAATCAGCTCGATGAAAACCATAGG CAATTCCTACTGGCTGGGAGACAAAGGAGTAGCCAGCAGCAATCCaggaaagaacaagaagagagctcaGAGGGCGACATCCTTAGCGGATTCGACACCGAGCTACTCGCGGCGGCCATCGGGGTTGATAGGGAAGTGGCGAGGAAGCTCCAGGGTGAGGATGACCGGAGGGGGGAGATTGTCCGCGTGGAGAAGGCTCTTGAGGTGCTGAGGCCCTCAAGTGAGAAGCAGGAGAGGGAGGAAAAGGGAAGGGGCACAAATGGGTTGGAGGAGGTCATGTGCTCCATGAGGAGTAGGGAGAACATCGATTCCCCGAGACATGCAGATGTCTACACTCCGCGGGGTGGAAGGATTACCACCCTCAACAGCCAGAAGCTCCCCATGCTTAGCTTCATCCAATTGAGTGCCGAGAGGGTGGTGCTCTATAAG AATGCCATGCTTGCACCACACTGGAACATCAACGCACACAGTGTGATGTATTGTACTGGAGGACGAGGCCGGGTCCAGGTTGTCGATAACAATGGGAAGACCGTTTTTGATGGCGAGCTCCGCCAGGGCCAGCTCTTGGTCATTCCACAGAACTTTGCCGTCATTAAACAGGCAGGGAACGAGGGCTTCGAGTTTACCTCGATCAAGACCATCGACAACGCGATGGTGAGCACGATCGTGGGGAAGGCTTCGGCTCTCCGAGGCATGCCGGAGGAGGTGCTGATGAACTCTTACCGCATCAACAGGAATGAAGCCAGGAGGGTCAAGTTCAGCAGGGGAGATGAGATGGCCATCTTTTCAGCTCCTAGGTCTGAGGGAGGAGCTGATGCTTGA
- the LOC103718272 gene encoding uncharacterized protein LOC103718272 isoform X2 — translation MTLQRDVAIGKLFKDSSIEDKFKISDDYHGNLVAQQAVHRKCYNIHRNWRHNMKLHYKHLKNVLNVDPYSHPYEHVTQEDWCHLVDDVWKSKEHKVRSKAGKKNRKKLEYNHCSGSRSFVATMTIPPEFNGCENLEFPEFYKKTHTKKNKEWIDPICAVKHSKMLSLREESSQSGV, via the exons ATGACACTGCAGAGAGACGTGGCAATTGGAAAGTTGTTCAAAGATTCAAGCATCGAG GACAAGTTCAAAATCTCGGATGATTATCATGGCAATCTAGTAGCTCAGCAAGCTGTCCACAGAAAATGCTACAATATTCACAGAAATTGGAGGCACAATATGAAATTGCATTACAAGCATCTTAAGAACGTCTTAAATGTGGACCCTTATAGTCATCCATACGAACATGTGACTCAAGAGGATTGGTGCCACTTAGTTGACGATGTGTGGAAAAGCAAAGAACATAAG GTGAGATCAAAAGCTGGCaaaaagaataggaaaaagCTTGAGTACAATCATTGTTCAGGATCTCGGTCATTTGTTGCAACAATGACTATACCG CCGGAGTTTAATGGTTGTGAAAATCTTGAATTTCCAGAATTTTATAAGAAAACTCATACCAAGAAGAACAAAGAGTGGATTGATCCTATTTGCGCCGTAAAACAT TCAAAGATGTTGAGCTTGCGAGAAGAATCTTCCCAATCCGGTGTGTGA